GCCATCTGGGAGGTTGGATTATGTTCTAAAATTCTAATGTTATTGATGAGAAAAATAAAGCTTCAGCCTGTGCTATGTTATTTTTTAGATGAGATTTGAGTTACAGAGTTGGGATGAGGAGGTGAAGTAGCTCAACAAGCTGaacaaataaaatcagaaaaatcACCTAAAAATTAAGATGATAAAGTTTAGTATGATTAGAGCCATAATTTAAAAATAGCTGAATTTGTAGAGGCTATAATAATTGGTGCACTATCTTAAATTTACAAGaaagtgaccttggggggggggggggggggggggggagaattcttTAAGTGGCATTACTTAGCCCTTAACCCTTtaatgtccaatgttcccatcaatctgttcccatagggcttattacgggaacattgggcactaaaggGTGCAGCCTAAAGGACCTAATGCCTTTTTAAGTCACTGTGGGATACTCCTGGGCTGCACGGAGAGGGTTCCCCCAGATTTGCCTGCATCACCCAATTAAAATACCTTCTGCatgtcccaaccccccccccccccaggggctaCTTGTTAAATGACATTGGTAGCCAAGGGGGAATCTGCACATCCAGGGAGGGTCACATCTGTGGTCCAAAGGGATTCAAGGATCTTCAGGCAGGAGAAAGGCCCCATCGCTCCTGCCCAGTCTGTCTCCTTTCTGCAAATGGcacccctagtggcagcttcatGTGACTACCACTAAGGGGTGTCATGTGTATGAAGACATCAGACTGGGTAGGAGCAACTGTGCATCGCTTCTGTCCAAAGAcattcagacccccccccccccaggaccccgCTATACCCCTAGATATATGACCCTTGGATCCCCCTGGAGCACCAACTCTGTTTCACTGGTTGCGGCTGGGGGAGTCGAGATGTGCAGGAAGGGGAATTTAGCGTGGGTGCAGGTAGGACTGAGGGGCCACTTTCTGTGTGTCTGGGAGCATTAGGTCATGGCTTTGCAGCCCAGTGCTCCCAGGCCACagaaataatgctgcttgcaaggtgGCTCGCAAACTGGATTCACAGCCTGCTGTACTGGGAtcccgcaggttgctgaatccaatAGGGAATCAAGGTATGGTAAAAGGTgatcttttactgcaccttgatgaatCCCCCTCTTATATGGAATAGAAAACATTTCACTCAAATATAGTGGTGTCTGATGATTCAAAGGTAGCAAAAgaaagaatgtgataaaagtggTAGCCAGAGCTAGAGTaatactaggctgcatagagaaaggcataatcagcagaagaaaatgcctctgtataggTCATTTATGAAACTTCAGGATGTTGAATTCAGCTCTGGAAGCCATTCTCTGGAAGGATATACAGTGCTAAAAAGAGAAACTCTATCATTTTGTAAAAACCATTAACTGACATCAAGACCTGAAATCAAGGGCAGCAGAACAACTTTTTGGTTATGGTGAGGAAACAACCAACCTCTATCCATGGCCCTCAAGGTCCCTAGTTATAGATGCTCTGTTTGGCAAAGAGTAGATTGGGCTATGGCCCCTGTAGCACACCTTGCACAGTTTCCCATTGAAATGGTTTAACAGCAGGGGTAAGAAAAGTTGcgttgggggggagggtggggggggggtgccggagaAGGAAAACTGCGGGGCCGGTCGCGGGCGACCTCAGACATGAGTTTAAAGGATCGGGAGTACTGCCCGGGGGTGAACAACCAGCCATATATCAGTGAAACGGGTCACTGCTGTGGAGAGACTGGTTGCTGCACCTACTACTATGAGCTGTGGTGGTTCTGGCTTCTCTGGACAGTGCTCATCCTTTTCAGTTGCTGTTGTGCCTACAGGCATCGATGTGCCAAAATGCGCCTGCAGCAGCACCAGCGGGAGATCAACCTCATCGCTTATCATGGTGCCTGCAACTACCCTCCTTCCATGCTAGATCTCAGGATGTTGGCTTCATTTAAGCTGCCAGGCTGGTGCCCCCATAGAACCCACCACCATCAAGGAATTTCCATCCTCCAAGCAGACCATTTTCTCCTCTTATGTAGATTTCTTTGAGGTGGACTGCCATCAATGCTCTTATATAGAGGAGGTggatgaagaggaagaagaaggggaTGAAGAGCATTTGCAACACAGACAGTTAACAGGGGATTCTGGGATTGAAGTGTGCCGCTGCCAGGTGCAGGgagaggagagtgaggaggagcTTCACCTGTTGCATGATAGCCCTGGCTGCTCAGGCCGGGCGAAAGAGTTGAACGACCTGCAGCGTGGGGAGGCTGTACAGCCCTCAGTATGCGAAAGCCTTTGTGGATACCAGGATAGCGAGGAGCTAGGCTCTCCAGGTCAACCTGTCTGAGCAGTGAGAAAAGCCAGAAAAGCAGGCAGTGCAGCCACTTGTGAACAGAATTGTTGAACATCTCTTCTACAGCCTGATCTGTTGCTGAATGGCTCTGAAATGTCATCTGACTTTCCAGTTATTACTGTTCTGTTTCTGTAGCACAGAAAGCTGCTTAACCTCAGCACTGGGTGGGCAAGCTGCTGATTTTTTCCCCCCTGAAAACCAGAGGTCATACTGCATAAGGTCATCTTTAACAGTGTCCGGTTATTCACCAAGCAGTGTCTGCCCACCCGAGCTCTATGCATTGTATTCCATTTTGTCCTAAAATCTGTCTTTCTCCAAACCCCAGCCCTCTTTTGTACATTCCATCTGTGTAGGAGAGGTTATCCTGTACTCTTCCTGGATTTGGGCTGCAGCTGAATCATCTTCACATTAGACTACTGGTTTTTTACAGCTTCATGTGCCCTCCTACAATATACTGTAGGCTATGTCTTTCTCCTGACTTTTAACAACACAGTGGTCTAAGTCTTTCTCCTTTTAACACCACACACTTTCCTAATATTGCAGTGTATTGGTATAGCCTTTCATTGGCTTCTGTGGAGTCATGTTGAATGATGATGGCATGGAGTTCTATCTCGTGGCCATTTTGCGGTATCTGTGAAATTGAGCAGTTGTCGAGAGCCTGGTTTCTAGTAAGTAGGCATGAAAGTCACAATAAAAATCTAACATCattggcattatgtaagccacattgagcctgcaaataggtgggaaaatgtgggatacaaatgtaacaaatgaaataaataaattttggccATGATTAATAGTTCAGGTAAAAGACAAAAGGGTGTAAGACTGGTGTTGGGTTGAGTCTGAGACTTAATATATTCATCTACTTAAAAAGAATTCCAATTCCATAGACTGCATGGAACAATTTGATCTTTTTCTATTATCATTTGCTGTGTTACTTCGAGGGTTTCCAGACAAATCTTTGATGTTTTCCAAATAAATTTCAGACACCATTTATTAAGCCTGATTCTGATATTAGAAATGGACAGAATCTTTTATTCTAGTTGGTAAACAGTTTTCCACTTATTTTTATCTATGTTTTCACATAAAAATGCCAGTCGGGAATAAACCTGACAAATATATTCAATCGTATATGCTACATTTTGCTCTTAAGTTGCAAATGGCTTCATTAAGACAAAAGCACCACCAGAGGGATTACATGAGGCAGAATATTGGTACCTAAATGGTATTAATGTCTGGGCTAAATGTAAAGTGAATTAAAATTTAAAGGATTATTGTCAGGTAGGCCACAGTCATCTGTAAGGGAATGTCCATTAAGAAAATGAAAGATTCTATACATTCCCCAGTGACAAGAACATGTCAGGTTAGCTGTCAGGCATACCTATATGCCGAGTGCCATAGTAAATACAAAATATTGCTTGAACCCTACAGTATTATTTAGTGTACTGGAGAAAACACATACTAAAAAAAGGATTGTAGGCAAAAATAACCCCAAAACATGTTTATGATTAGTTCTAATAATGCTTGAAGAGGGTATTTTCTGTAGTTTAAATAACAATGACTATACATGTTTTTCAAAGATAGAGCTATATCCATTGTCTCAGTATCAAGATAAAAGATTGATCTACTTGTTTTATGAAAAGTAACCTAACCCTAAATGTCAACCTGCCTTTAGGGCATTTTTCTATCATGGGTATAATTTGTGGCTCATTCTGTGAATGAGACAAAGAAACAATTCTCTGTGtttaaaatttataaaaaaaaaaaaaaccaacaacaacaacaacaactataGTGACTGCATAAGGCATCTCTTTTGATTATTTTTTAAGGgaaaattaaaatataattaGCTTGAAAGTTATTttttaactttgtgtcatctactTTCTTTTGATTTCAACAGTGTTTACATTCTTCAATAGAAAGAAGTCAACGTCTACAAATCtttaaatgtaactaaaaaaaaaaaaatagccaaaaaacaaatttatgtatttatttcaaaaatgttaTACCCCGCTTCATCTACAACTTACAAATGAAtttcattatatatattttttaattttaaaatgaaataagcttttttttattgcaattgccatttacttttaaaataaatgccCATTTTTAATACCTATGTGGTCAGTATTCAGAGGtggttaactgggcaggagagactcctgccatGTTAAACACTGGTGACCTGGCCTGCCAACgatattcagtggaacttaacCAGGTGGTATCACTGATCATTGGCTCTAATTAGCCATTCCCTAAGTGGCTAGGGGGTCCTTTATTCTAAGCcaaggcaaaaagtggcctgtggtagtgtaggtgcatgtttagcatgcatcgggccagtttttactgcatctgggaaaaaaggtttcttttttttcaatgggccggggaAAGGGCCTGtgataaaactgaaaccagcgcacgcCTATTAATGGCCTGAGCCGTTAATAGGCacacattgatctagtggtaagggcttgcACACTATATGCATGGTGACTTGTTGGcacacaccaactgctgattaacaccAGAAAGGCTGTGcctggtaggaaataaaaaataataatttgtccaGTGGTATGGGCTTGTGCCAAGTCCAAAATTACTACCAGGGGGAGCGCTAGCTTGGCAGTAGTatcattttggcgcatgctgcatgcacGTACagcctaccacgcctttgtaaaagagaccctaggttagggttggagtttgggcagagccacTACTTATCCAGTTAATGAAGATATTCAGTCCATtaccccccctaattctataaaaagcgctataaattgtgcatgcaagtttgGATACgtactcaaaattgtgcatgcaatttaattgaataagccaattagcaccaataattggtgctaattgaaatcagttAAAATGcacatgcttaaatttaggcacatgatccacacctaaattttacatgtgtccCAGAAAAGGGGACGCAGAAATGGAaggatcatgggcatttcagggcaggGCTTGAGCATGGATTCcagttatgtgcatagttatagaataaaggggttcCACATGCAAATTTAGCTGGAGGCATTTGCACTGcatttttgttgatgtaaatggacacacctaaatttatacatgacccctgcacttaagcactattctataaaccacaccgaaCTTTAGGCAaagcttatagaataatgtttaaACATTatatttgaaaccaattttttaggcaccatttacagaattcaccCCTAACTGGCTAAATAtggggctaaagttaggacagcaaaaaggctgtcctatctttacCTGCTGAGTTAACCAGGTACTGGTTTGAATATCAGCCGATGTATTTCCAGAAGGCTGCACTAATCCAAGTATTCAATGCTGGAAGCTGGAAATGCCCTAGCATTAAATTTCCAGTTTTAATTTTAGCCAGCAGTTGTGATCATCTTATAAAGTGCTTACTGCAGTGGGCTGAATATGGGGCCCTCTCTGTCTATTGGTGTTGGTATTGTAAGAACCATTGAAAGGAAATCAAGGCCTGAAATCAGGGGCAGCAGAACATTGTTTTGGATTATGGGGAAGGAGGCAAACAAATCTAATCTCTAACTTTGGCCCCCAAACATTGTAGTTGCTGATGCTGTGCAGGTATGTGTGACTGatcgtgtttgtgtgtgtgtgtgtgtgtgtgtgtgtgtgtgtgtgtgtgtgtgtgtgtgtgtgtgtgtgtgtgtgtttgatgtgTATTACATTTTATTACCTTGTACTTcctcttgcttgttttttttttttccaatgttcCCTTCAGTTGTTACTTTTAGGCCATAATGTTCTCTTTGGCTAACTGTAGAAAGTCAAGCATCTGGGAACCTATTCTTTTATTCAGCTGTTACCATGAAGAAAAGTATTATTGACCCTGAATAGCTGCAATTTTTGTAGACTGTGCCAACATTTCTGTTTCAAGTGCATTGTAATTTAGCTTTTTTGTTCTGGCAAGACTCAAGTCCTGATATGCTTTCTGAACCTCTCCTATCATGAATGGGTCAATGAGATTGGCCCAGAGACCTTGTAATGAGGATTCTCAAGTGGTTGTATTCTCAATCAGAACGAGTCTTGTTTCTATATAATCACCCTGAGT
The genomic region above belongs to Microcaecilia unicolor chromosome 7, aMicUni1.1, whole genome shotgun sequence and contains:
- the LOC115475122 gene encoding WW domain-binding protein 1-like; this translates as MSLKDREYCPGVNNQPYISETGHCCGETGCCTYYYELWWFWLLWTVLILFSCCCAYRHRCAKMRLQQHQREINLIAYHGACNYPPSMLDLRMLASFKLPDFFEVDCHQCSYIEEVDEEEEEGDEEHLQHRQLTGDSGIEVCRCQVQGEESEEELHLLHDSPGCSGRAKELNDLQRGEAVQPSVCESLCGYQDSEELGSPGQPV